One part of the Aspergillus fumigatus Af293 chromosome 7, whole genome shotgun sequence genome encodes these proteins:
- the nfr1 gene encoding putative AIF-like mitochondrial oxidoreductase (Nfrl) encodes MAQEYKLKDISSLADIKNMDKVESEVEGVEGGKVLVLRFNGQVHAMSPKCTHYGAPLKLGVVAPDGRITCPWHGACFNIGSGDVEDAPAPNALNKFELVEKNGAVYIKGEEAAIKSGQRDPVFKCSPSTGEKVVVVGGGSGTLGLIQALRELKYKGGVTIISKEPNLIIDRTKLSKALIPDAEKIQWRPKEWYEAASIETIFDEVTSVDFSSKSVSTKSGKSIPYTKLVLATGGVPRTLPMKGFNDLGNIFLLRFVTDVQNILKAVGDKNKKIVIVGSSFIGMEVGNALSKENEVTIVGQEEAPMERIMGVEVGRIFQRNLEKNGVKFKMATGVEKATPSTADPTKVGAVHLKDGTVLPADLVILGVGVRPATDFLRDNPAVQLEKDGSLKTDEYFAVPGLNNDVFAIGDIATYPYRGPGADPVNGTATRIEHWNVAQNAGRGVGRAIVHALNTGSLQSLRPKAFIPIFWSALGAQLRYCGNAPTGWDALVLKGEPDNAKFAAYYCKGETVVAVATMGMDPIMSKCAELMRRGNMPSKSQIEGGVDVLAVDVPQEVTM; translated from the exons ATGGCGCAGGAATACAAACTCAAGGACATCTCGTCCCTAGCGGACATCAAGAACATGGACAAGGTCGAGTCCGAGGTTGAGGGCGTGGAGGGTGGGAAGGTCCTGGTGCTGCGTTTCAATGGCCAGGTGCATGCGATGAGCCCCAAATGTACTCATTACGGGGCTCCCCTGAAGCTGGGCGTCGTTGCGCCTGATGGTCGAATCACCTGTCCGTGGCATGGCG CCTGTTTCAATATTGGGAGCGGTGATGTGGAAGATGCGCCTGCTCCCAACGCATTGAACAAGTTCGAGCTTGTGGAGAAGAACGGTGCGGTCTATAtcaagggcgaggaggctgcGATCAAATCTGGACAGAGGGATCCGGTCTTTAAATGCAGCCCTTCCACtggggagaaggtggtcgTGGTTGGCGG TGGAAGCGGAACGCTCGGGCTCATTCAGGCCCTCCGTGAACTGAAGTATAAGGGAGGGGTCACCATTATCTCCAAAGAACCAAATCTCATCATTGACAGGACAAAGTTGTCCAAGGCACTCATTCCCGATGCCGAGAAGATCCAGTGGCGCCCTAAGGAGTGGTACGAGGCCGCTTCCATCGAGACCATCTTTGATGAAGTGACCTCCGTCGATTTCAGCAGCAAGTCCGTCTCCACCAAGTCCGGCAAGTCCATCCCGTACACCAAGTTGGTTCTTGCTACCGGTGGCGTGCCGCGTACACTGCCCATGAAAGGCTTCAATGACCTTGGAAACATCTTCCTGCTGCGCTTCGTGACCGATGTGCAGAACATCCTCAAGGCGGTTGgcgacaagaacaagaagattGTCATTGTGGGGAGCTCGTTCATCGGTATGGAAGTTGGCAACGCCCTCTCCAAGGAGAACGAGGTGACCATCGtcggccaagaagaagccccCATGGAGCGCATCATGGGCGTCGAAGTCGGCCGCATCTTCCAGCGCaacctggagaagaacgGCGTCAAGTTCAAGATGGCCACCGGCGTCGAAAAGGCAACCCCGTCAACGGCCGATCCCACCAAAGTCGGCGCCGTCCACCTCAAAGACGGCACTGTGCTGCCGGCGGATCTGGTCATCCTGGGCGTAGGCGTCCGCCCCGCCACCGATTTCCTGCGAGACAACCCAGCAGTCCAGCTCGAGAAGGACGGCTCCCTCAAGACGGACGAGTACTTTGCCGTCCCCGGCCTGAACAATGACGTCTTCGCCATCGGCGACATCGCCACGTACCCATATCGCGGACCCGGCGCAGACCCGGTCAACGGCACCGCCACCCGCATCGAGCACTGGAACGTCGCACAGAATGCAGGCCGCGGCGTCGGCCGCGCGATTGTCCACGCCCTCAACACCGGCTCGCTGCAGTCCCTGCGCCCCAAGGCGttcatccccatcttctGGTCCGCCTTGGGTGCGCAGCTGCGCTACTGCGGGAATGCCCCCACTGGCTGGGATGCACTGGTACTCAAGGGCGAGCCGGACAATGCCAAGTTCGCCGCGTACTACTGCAAGGGCGAGACCGTGGTGGCGGTCGCGACGATGGGCATGGATCCCATTATGTCCAAGTGCGCCGAGTTGATGCGGCGGGGCAACATGCCATCCAAGTCGCAGATTGAGGGTGGGGTGGATGTGTTGGCGGTTGACGTGCCGCAGGAGGTGACGATGTAA
- a CDS encoding DNA-directed RNA polymerase I subunit RPA43 — MTVDAMDVDSSPAPAAVAEPERKRKHKHKDHSSKKKRKHDSNLIAETTVHETTSKKSSKSKEKSKQKSSGNAPLPSGSPYVLTTATLYLPLSPISISPTHALASLLAEHLSPLLLTYYSPLQGVILAYSNASISSEPPSASSPSSDPQDNPQPLTLAKSADEYGVLYVYLTATFLVFRPQRGQILEGWVNVQSEGFLGAVVLNLFSVGIERKRLPSDWKWVPPGEEEEGNGFNSSGKPKKKVFSSTEDEDDSEPSSHFDPEKEHFKPISLASDANPFSETMDPNNGPAADDDDDDKSAAEGYFQSVSGHRVRGTVRFRVVDIDVIPGSDRERGFLSIEGTMLSPEEEARVLDDERNGNYSSMTPRPQGQWEPSSTMSGALAGLSSAAPSTADADTGALEETPSKKKERKPEKEKKSKASKSKKKKEEK; from the coding sequence ATGACTGTCGATGCAATGGATGTAGACTCGAGCCCTGCGCCTGCAGCAGTGGCCGAGCCTGAGCGGAAGCGCAAACACAAGCACAAGGACCAttcctcgaagaagaagcggaagcaCGACTCCAACCTGATCGCCGAGACAACAGTCCACGAGACGACAAGTAAAAAGTCCTCCAagagcaaagagaagagcaagcAAAAGTCGTCTGGGAACGCACCATTACCATCCGGCTCGCCGTATGTTCTGACCACCGCCACTCTTTACCTTCCGCTATCgcccatctccatctcaCCCACCCATGCGCTGGCCTCTCTGCTGGCAGAGCACCTCTcgcctctcctcctcacaTACTATTCGCCTTTACAGGGTGTAATCCTGGCCTACTCCAACGCCTCGATATCGAGCGAACCGCCGAGCGCGTCTTCCCCGTCGTCTGATCCCCAAGACAACCCGCAGCCGTTGACGCTTGCAAAGTCGGCAGACGAGTACGGCGTCCTGTACGTCTACCTGACAGCTACATTCCTAGTCTTCCGCCCGCAGCGCGGCCAGATACTCGAGGGCTGGGTCAACGTCCAGTCCGAGGGCTTCCTGGGTGCCGTCGTCCTGAACCTGTTCTCTGTCGGAATCGAGCGCAAGAGACTCCCCTCGGACTGGAAATGGGTCCCAcccggcgaagaagaagagggaaacggattcaacagcagcggaaagccaaagaagaaggtcttctcctcgaccgaagatgaagacgactcGGAACCCTCGTCCCACTTCGACCCGGAAAAGGAGCACTTCAAGCCCATCTCGCTCGCCTCCGACGCCAACCCCTTTTCCGAAACCATGGACCCTAACAATGGCCCCGCagccgacgacgacgacgacgacaagtCCGCCGCCGAGGGCTACTTCCAGTCCGTCTCGGGCCACCGTGTCCGCGGGACTGTCCGGTTCAGAGTCGTCGATATCGACGTCATTCCCGGTTCTGATCGCGAACGTGGCTTCCTCAGTATCGAGGGCACAATGCTGTCgcccgaagaggaagcccGAGTCCTCGACGACGAGCGCAATGGGAATTACTCTTCTATGACCCCTCGGCCACAGGGCCAGTGGGAACCCTCGAGCACTATGTCTGGCGCATTAGCAGGTTTGTCCTCAGCTGCTCCTAGCACTGCCGATGCAGATACGGGAGCCTTGGAAGAAACAccgagcaagaagaaggagcgcAAAccggaaaaggagaagaaatccaaggCCTCGAAatcaaagaagaaaaaggaggagaaatga
- a CDS encoding J domain-containing protein gives MSSLLSFVGWAVLPNVGTSAQMIERMSTSYRHTLVNTIASLANVYYGITIRAGEPRPQPPSPRYARHRRRIFILVVTSYLLYTLYETFHQVQVTGDFYRALGVSPLADERTIKSRFRRLAAQHHPDKRGYGDGDPSDDYFVYLKLAQDTLLDPAKRFAYDRFGPDILSWGDRKTMQDFLFAGLQRSVPQYVVGLVTIIILNFTYWSNWGRYVSHQPRSFLKQWDQSTNLNQWRFFTFAALITLEAALITRPKALFMPGFYIPPAIRSLLGISPTFYLLPFQILTLAQRASVTLHIFISQLTPPEVSKGSSSAPGERIHPQTMQRLAQLAQLSRATDGEATRLLQLGLAPFRGDREGIATLRKGMKEGLVLSSVRASPEVQQAIAQVMERKKPEKNSKAD, from the exons ATGTCGTCCCTGTTGTCCTTTGTTGGGTGGGCTGTGCTTCCAAATGTAGGTACCTCCGCGCAGATGATTGAGCGCATGTCAACCTCTTATCGTCATACTCTTGTTAACACTATTGCGTCGCTTGCA AATGTCTACTACGGAATTACAATCCGCGCCGGGGAGCCACGACCCCAGCCACCATCACCGCGGTATGCTCGGCACCGCCGTCGCATCTTCATCCTAGTCGTCACGAGCTATCTCCTGTACACACTCTACGAAACATTTCATCAGGTCCAGGTTACCGGCGATTTCTACCGCGCTCTCGGTGTCTCTCCCCTGGCCGACGAGAGGACTATCAAGTCGAGATTTCGGCGGCTTGCTGCTCAACATCACCCGGACAAGCGCGGCTACGGGGATGGTGACCCATCCGATGATTACTTTGTGTATCTGAAGCTGGCACAGGATACGTTATTGGACCCTGCAAAGCGATTCGCATACGACCGGTTTGGCCCAGATATACTGTCCTGGGGTGATCGGAAGACAATGCAGGACTTTCTGTTTGCTGGGCTGCAGCGATCAGTACCGCAGTATGTGGTTGGATTAGTGACTATCATTATTCTGAATTTTACTTATTGGTCAAATTGGGGTCGCTATGTAAGCCATCAACCAAGGTCTTTCCTGAAGCAATGGGATCAGTCTACTAACTTGAATCAGTGGCGCTTCTTCACCTTTGCTGCGCTCATCACGCTCGAAGCAGCCCTGATCACTCGCCCTAAAGCGCTTTTCATGCCTGGATTCTATATCCCACCGGCCATCCGAAGCTTGCTGGGAATCTCTCCCACTTTCTACCTCTTACCGTTCCAGATCCTGACTCTTGCGCAGCGCGCTTCGGTCACTCTACATATATTCATCTCCCAGCTGACGCCGCCAGAAGTGAGCAAGGGATCTTCATCTGCGCCAGGCGAGCGTATCCATCCACAGACGATGCAACGGCTCGCGCAGCTGGCTCAACTCTCCCGGGCTACGGACGGCGAGGCTACACggcttcttcagctgggTCTTGCTCCCTTCCGAGGAGACCGGGAAGGGATTGCAACCTTGCGAAAGGGAATGAAGGAGGGTCTTGTGCTGAGCAGTGTGAGAGCTAGTCCAGAAGTTCAGCAGGCTATCGCGCAGGTAATGGAGCGCAAGAAGCCGGAAAAGAATAGCAAGGCTGATTGA